A window of the Rhizobium sp. ACO-34A genome harbors these coding sequences:
- a CDS encoding ABC transporter substrate-binding protein: MNTESQIQNTGDPRRRKAGDATGSNAPVEALKSIYRRALKIRLAEKTLQTLFIDGKVPGFLHLSIGQEAIAASVSEWLREGDTVSSNHRGHGHTLAKGVDLEGFFAEILGRSTGVCGGRGGSMHVADLRLGMLGANGIVGAGLPITTGSALALKLKGEGHIAVVYFGDGALAEGLAHECFNIAKLWSLPILFVCENNGWSEFSPTHRQLAVRLSDLAGAFGIAYLAADGNDIVAVHDAAGQAVEKVRSETVPFILECRTTRVRGHYEGDKQDYRPEGEAEEMAARDPLERAAGSLTELGVETDWILAVKAETEAENARALEAALAAPMPDPATLTDDVYTLEAASNG; this comes from the coding sequence ATGAATACTGAATCGCAAATACAAAATACCGGTGATCCCCGCCGGCGAAAGGCCGGAGATGCAACCGGGAGCAACGCCCCCGTCGAAGCGCTGAAAAGCATCTATCGTCGGGCGCTGAAGATCCGTCTTGCGGAAAAGACGCTCCAGACCCTTTTCATCGACGGCAAGGTGCCGGGCTTTCTGCATCTGTCCATCGGCCAGGAGGCCATCGCCGCCTCGGTTTCGGAGTGGCTGCGTGAAGGCGACACCGTCTCGTCCAACCATCGCGGCCATGGGCATACGCTTGCCAAGGGCGTCGACCTTGAAGGCTTCTTCGCCGAAATCCTCGGACGCTCCACCGGCGTCTGCGGCGGCCGCGGCGGCTCGATGCATGTCGCCGACCTGCGCCTCGGCATGCTGGGCGCCAACGGCATCGTCGGGGCGGGCCTGCCGATCACCACGGGCAGCGCTCTGGCGTTGAAGCTGAAGGGAGAGGGCCATATCGCGGTCGTCTACTTCGGGGACGGCGCGCTCGCGGAAGGCCTGGCGCACGAGTGCTTCAACATCGCCAAGCTCTGGTCGCTGCCGATCCTTTTCGTCTGCGAGAACAACGGCTGGTCGGAGTTCAGCCCTACCCACCGGCAACTGGCGGTCAGGCTTTCCGACCTGGCGGGCGCCTTCGGTATCGCCTACCTGGCGGCGGACGGCAACGACATCGTCGCCGTTCACGATGCGGCCGGTCAGGCGGTGGAAAAGGTCCGGAGCGAGACTGTTCCCTTCATCCTCGAATGCCGGACAACCCGCGTGCGCGGGCACTATGAAGGCGACAAGCAGGACTATCGCCCCGAGGGCGAGGCCGAGGAGATGGCGGCACGCGATCCACTGGAACGCGCCGCCGGCAGCCTGACCGAACTGGGCGTCGAAACGGACTGGATCCTGGCCGTCAAAGCCGAGACCGAGGCGGAAAATGCTCGGGCGCTGGAGGCGGCGCTGGCCGCCCCGATGCCCGATCCCGCAACGCTTACCGACGATGTCTATACTTTGGAGGCCGCATCAAATGGCTGA
- a CDS encoding alpha-ketoacid dehydrogenase subunit beta, translated as MAESRYVKAVNKALQDAMAADPSVILIGEDVAAAGGSFKATRGLHDEFGPDRVFDAPIAEAAITGIAVGAALSGLKPIAEIMFMDFVTLTMDMMVNQAAKARYMFGAQGSVPMVLRTPHGGGLSAGPQHSQCLEAWFAHIPGLKVVVPATVEDAYGLLRAAIDDPDPVIVVENKSLYAIKGDLPDEPARARIGEGMIRRAGTDATVVTYGAMVWTALAAADALEKDGISLEVIDLRSVQPWDEALVLASLSRTHRLAVVHEAVEAFGVGAEIAARMAEIGFDELDAPILRVAAPFSPVPFSPALEKAWRPTEDRIVTAIRHLLA; from the coding sequence ATGGCTGAGAGCCGCTATGTCAAGGCAGTCAACAAGGCGCTGCAGGACGCGATGGCGGCCGACCCGAGCGTTATCCTGATCGGCGAGGACGTCGCTGCCGCCGGCGGCTCCTTCAAGGCCACGCGCGGCCTCCACGACGAATTCGGTCCCGACCGGGTCTTCGACGCTCCGATCGCCGAAGCGGCGATCACGGGAATTGCCGTCGGCGCGGCGCTGTCCGGGCTGAAGCCCATCGCCGAGATCATGTTCATGGACTTCGTCACGCTCACCATGGACATGATGGTCAACCAGGCAGCCAAGGCGCGCTACATGTTCGGCGCCCAGGGGTCGGTCCCCATGGTGCTGCGCACGCCGCACGGCGGCGGACTGTCGGCGGGGCCGCAGCATTCGCAGTGCCTCGAGGCCTGGTTCGCCCATATTCCCGGCCTCAAGGTGGTCGTCCCTGCCACGGTGGAGGACGCCTACGGCCTGCTGCGCGCGGCGATCGATGATCCCGACCCGGTGATTGTGGTGGAGAACAAGTCGCTCTATGCGATCAAGGGCGACCTGCCCGACGAGCCCGCCCGGGCACGCATCGGCGAAGGCATGATACGCCGCGCCGGCACGGACGCGACCGTCGTCACGTACGGCGCGATGGTCTGGACGGCGCTCGCCGCCGCCGACGCTCTTGAAAAGGACGGCATCTCGCTCGAGGTGATCGACCTGCGCTCCGTCCAGCCGTGGGACGAGGCACTGGTGCTTGCAAGCCTCTCGCGCACCCACCGTCTGGCGGTGGTGCACGAGGCCGTCGAGGCCTTCGGCGTTGGCGCGGAAATCGCCGCCCGCATGGCCGAAATCGGCTTCGACGAACTGGACGCTCCGATCCTGCGCGTCGCCGCCCCCTTTTCGCCCGTTCCCTTCAGCCCGGCGCTCGAAAAGGCGTGGCGGCCGACCGAGGACAGAATCGTAACGGCCATCCGTCATCTGCTGGCATAA
- a CDS encoding enoyl-CoA hydratase: MAQEQISTASLICDIDGPVVTVTFNRPQTLNALDMGVMAELNQVLDRIETDPAIRAVIFTGEGRAFVAGGDIADLNSRKALPHYNEFAEEIHKLLRRIETLDKPTIGAINGFALGGGTELLLALDIRLVSDRAKLGLPEIKLGLFPGAGGTQRILRQIPSCRAREIMYLGEMVSPDEAVQIGLANRVVPHESLLAEAKTMALKLAAQSPLILKLLKRVLIDGADMPLSAALRHEQAVIGLVLDSHDAHEGCSAFLEKRSAAFLGE; the protein is encoded by the coding sequence ATGGCTCAGGAACAGATTTCAACCGCCTCCCTCATCTGCGACATCGACGGCCCGGTGGTGACCGTCACGTTCAACCGGCCGCAGACGCTGAACGCGCTCGATATGGGCGTCATGGCCGAGCTCAACCAGGTTCTAGACAGGATCGAAACCGATCCCGCCATTCGCGCCGTTATTTTCACGGGCGAAGGCCGTGCCTTCGTCGCCGGCGGCGACATCGCCGACCTCAACTCCCGCAAGGCCCTGCCCCACTACAACGAGTTCGCCGAGGAGATCCACAAGCTCCTGCGCCGCATCGAGACGCTCGACAAGCCGACGATCGGCGCAATCAACGGCTTCGCGCTCGGCGGCGGCACGGAGCTCCTGCTGGCGCTCGACATTCGCCTGGTTTCCGACCGGGCAAAGCTCGGCCTGCCGGAGATCAAGCTCGGCCTGTTTCCGGGCGCGGGCGGCACGCAGCGCATCCTGCGCCAGATTCCCTCGTGCCGGGCGCGCGAGATCATGTATCTGGGCGAGATGGTCTCGCCCGACGAGGCAGTGCAGATCGGCCTCGCCAACCGCGTCGTGCCCCACGAGTCCTTGCTTGCAGAAGCCAAGACCATGGCGCTGAAGCTCGCGGCACAGTCGCCGCTGATCCTCAAGCTCCTGAAGCGCGTCCTGATAGACGGGGCCGACATGCCGCTCAGCGCCGCCCTGCGCCACGAGCAGGCGGTGATCGGCCTCGTGCTCGACAGCCATGACGCCCACGAAGGTTGCAGCGCCTTTCTCGAAAAGCGGTCCGCCGCATTCCTGGGAGAATGA